From a single Pelobacter seleniigenes DSM 18267 genomic region:
- a CDS encoding DUF924 family protein produces MNYQEIIHFWFEEIDKARWWAKDHDFDRLIKDRFEQVYRRAACCELAEWRQTAQGRLAEIIVLDQFPRNMYRDSAQAFATDTLALALAQEGISRGADSELPAHEKSFFYMPFMHSESLHIHRQAVDLFSQPGLESNLDFELRHKKILEQFGRYPHRNNILNRASTQEELEFLQQPGSSF; encoded by the coding sequence TTGAACTATCAGGAGATTATTCATTTTTGGTTTGAAGAGATCGACAAAGCCCGGTGGTGGGCCAAAGACCATGATTTTGACCGGCTTATAAAAGACCGCTTTGAGCAGGTCTACCGGCGCGCTGCTTGCTGCGAACTTGCCGAATGGCGACAGACAGCTCAAGGGAGACTCGCGGAAATCATTGTTCTGGATCAATTCCCTCGCAATATGTATCGTGATTCAGCACAGGCTTTTGCCACCGATACCTTAGCCTTGGCCCTGGCCCAGGAAGGCATCTCCCGCGGCGCAGACAGTGAACTCCCTGCCCATGAAAAAAGTTTTTTCTATATGCCGTTCATGCATAGCGAATCCCTGCACATCCATCGCCAGGCCGTGGACCTGTTCAGCCAGCCGGGGCTGGAATCGAACCTGGACTTTGAACTTCGCCATAAAAAGATCCTGGAACAGTTTGGCCGCTACCCCCATCGCAATAACATTCTTAATCGGGCTTCCACCCAGGAAGAGCTGGAATTCCTGCAGCAGCCCGGATCTTCATTTTAG
- a CDS encoding ABC transporter substrate-binding protein, giving the protein MDSYHQDYPWSAGIARGIESVLKNDANIQLKIIHMDTKRHNSEEFKIAAASQAKALIDSWQPQVVIASDDNAAKYLIVPYFLGGTLPFVFCGVNWNADEYGFPAANVTGMIEVQLIDQILALLKRYAAGNRIAFIKGDDLSARKEAAFFEQHFKLHLDQRFVKDFPAWKEQYLALQQESDMILIGNHISITGWNDEEAYRFILQKTRVPTGNWDDWMAKFSLVTFANNPEEQGEWAARTALRILAGTPPSDIPIVTNHKARIFLNMELARKLGIKFPIELIERATFTSE; this is encoded by the coding sequence GTGGACTCCTATCACCAGGATTACCCCTGGAGCGCAGGCATTGCTCGAGGGATTGAATCCGTTCTGAAAAACGACGCGAATATCCAGTTGAAAATCATCCACATGGATACCAAACGCCACAATTCTGAAGAATTTAAAATCGCCGCCGCCAGCCAGGCGAAAGCGTTGATTGATTCCTGGCAGCCGCAAGTTGTCATTGCATCCGACGATAACGCCGCAAAATATCTCATTGTTCCCTATTTTCTGGGTGGAACCCTGCCATTTGTTTTTTGCGGTGTTAACTGGAACGCTGATGAGTACGGCTTTCCGGCAGCCAATGTCACCGGCATGATTGAAGTTCAGCTGATCGATCAAATCCTGGCTCTGCTGAAAAGATACGCTGCCGGAAACCGGATCGCCTTTATCAAAGGAGATGATCTCTCCGCCCGCAAAGAAGCAGCTTTTTTTGAGCAACACTTTAAACTCCATCTCGACCAACGCTTCGTGAAAGACTTTCCCGCTTGGAAAGAACAGTATCTGGCTTTGCAGCAGGAATCTGACATGATCCTGATTGGCAACCACATCTCCATTACCGGCTGGAACGATGAGGAGGCCTATCGTTTCATTCTGCAAAAAACCCGGGTCCCGACCGGAAACTGGGACGACTGGATGGCCAAATTCAGTCTGGTTACCTTTGCCAACAACCCGGAAGAACAGGGTGAATGGGCGGCCCGGACCGCATTGAGAATTCTGGCCGGCACCCCGCCCTCCGACATCCCGATTGTCACCAATCATAAAGCACGGATTTTTCTGAATATGGAGCTGGCCCGTAAGCTAGGCATCAAATTCCCTATCGAGCTTATTGAACGAGCAACTTTTACCTCAGAGTGA
- a CDS encoding ATP-binding protein — protein sequence MSQSISKALISRLTLLILCVNIVIILVFYTFSVRLAAEDFQSQIQVEAKHLADTFTQQLWLFDLNTTEQLADMAFNNRMIKGLRLYDQEYNVIVDKGEFPATGVSTISIPLIHDTKIQIGKLEIVFANTNWHKQENLILKISLITALATVFFSILLIHNLLRHHLVKPLRDLQNSMDRVADGQFIQSDIKGQKLEIQAIINKFNKMAQSLAQREEQQQKLEYELRQKYKMEAVGLLAGGIAHNFNNNLAIILGNLELAKIRKTDPAKVANHLEESIQAVLRARDLVMQILTYSRQDLHGLKPLQAIAIVDETMKFMRSTLPTTINLRYEVVESAKAAVIKGDASRIQEILINLCNNAVYAMEEKGRLTVCVDTMTLEQADIPARLNCQPGHYARIQVQDNGCGMSPEVLEKIFDPFFTTKKVNEGTGMGLSTVQAVVEQHHGLIKVQSQIGAGATFSLFFPLIEEASSKDEIIADDKALWSGTERILLIDDDQTLAEVGGQMLAELGYRVRVETNARTALKLLQKDPQQFDLLITDQTMPEVTGLEIIAEANALRPDLPTILSTGYSSKITEAELAKLNIRASCTKPLKLSALTKIIRQVLDEK from the coding sequence ATGTCACAAAGTATCAGCAAGGCCCTGATCAGCCGTTTGACACTGCTTATTCTCTGCGTAAATATCGTCATCATTCTGGTTTTCTACACCTTTTCGGTCCGGTTGGCAGCTGAGGATTTTCAATCGCAGATTCAAGTCGAGGCCAAGCATCTGGCCGATACGTTCACCCAACAACTATGGCTATTTGATCTGAATACCACCGAACAGTTGGCCGACATGGCCTTCAATAACCGGATGATCAAGGGGCTGCGGTTGTACGATCAGGAATACAACGTCATCGTTGACAAGGGCGAATTCCCTGCCACAGGAGTCTCCACCATCAGCATCCCCTTGATCCATGACACAAAGATTCAAATCGGGAAACTGGAGATTGTTTTCGCCAATACCAACTGGCACAAGCAGGAAAACCTGATTCTCAAAATCTCCCTGATCACAGCCCTGGCAACGGTCTTTTTTTCTATCCTGCTGATTCACAACCTGCTCAGACACCACCTGGTCAAGCCGTTGCGGGATCTTCAGAACAGCATGGACCGGGTTGCTGACGGGCAGTTCATCCAATCGGACATCAAGGGACAGAAGCTGGAGATTCAGGCAATTATCAACAAGTTCAACAAAATGGCCCAGAGTCTGGCCCAGCGGGAAGAACAACAGCAAAAACTGGAATATGAATTGCGCCAGAAATACAAAATGGAGGCGGTTGGTCTACTGGCCGGGGGGATCGCCCACAACTTCAATAATAATCTGGCCATTATCCTCGGCAATCTTGAGTTGGCCAAAATCAGGAAAACCGACCCGGCTAAGGTTGCGAATCACCTCGAAGAATCGATTCAAGCGGTTCTTCGCGCCCGCGACCTGGTTATGCAGATCCTGACTTACAGTCGGCAGGATCTGCACGGACTGAAACCACTCCAGGCCATTGCCATCGTCGATGAAACAATGAAGTTCATGCGGTCGACATTACCGACCACCATCAACCTTCGTTATGAAGTGGTCGAGTCTGCCAAAGCGGCGGTTATTAAGGGCGATGCTTCACGGATCCAGGAGATTCTAATCAACCTATGCAACAATGCCGTTTACGCCATGGAAGAAAAAGGCCGCCTGACTGTTTGCGTGGATACCATGACGCTTGAGCAAGCGGATATTCCAGCCCGTCTCAATTGTCAGCCGGGACACTATGCCAGAATTCAGGTCCAGGATAATGGTTGCGGCATGTCTCCGGAGGTGCTGGAAAAGATCTTCGATCCGTTTTTTACCACCAAGAAAGTGAATGAGGGGACCGGAATGGGGTTGTCCACCGTTCAGGCCGTGGTTGAACAGCATCATGGCCTGATCAAAGTACAGAGCCAAATCGGCGCGGGTGCGACCTTTTCCCTGTTCTTTCCGCTGATCGAAGAGGCCTCGTCCAAGGACGAGATCATTGCGGATGACAAGGCTCTATGGTCGGGAACCGAACGCATTCTGCTGATCGATGACGACCAGACCCTGGCTGAAGTCGGCGGGCAGATGCTCGCAGAATTGGGATACCGGGTCAGAGTGGAAACAAACGCCAGGACAGCCCTCAAACTGTTACAGAAAGATCCGCAACAGTTCGATCTGTTGATCACCGATCAAACCATGCCCGAAGTGACCGGCCTGGAAATCATTGCGGAAGCCAACGCCTTACGCCCGGATCTGCCGACGATTCTCAGCACCGGCTACAGTTCAAAAATTACCGAGGCAGAGCTAGCAAAACTGAACATAAGGGCCTCCTGCACTAAACCGCTGAAACTATCCGCCTTGACAAAAATCATCCGTCAGGTTCTGGATGAAAAATAG
- a CDS encoding Ldh family oxidoreductase, with amino-acid sequence MNSIKNRTYGQESSWQRVAAPEVDRFVRSALQAGGADDASADAVARALVGASLRGVDSHGLRLLPHYLKVLRGGRINGRPELVFKPLSNTTGTLDADNGFGHLAGYRAIEEGISLAEKNGMGAVSVVNSSHFGAAGSFTLAAAEAGYLALAFSNSDKLVLAHDSVAPFHGTNPISFAAPLQGQQPYLIDMATSSIPYNRVLHYQTIQRELPSDVAVDSGGHMTTDPLAAAALLPLGGLGYGYKGAALAGLCEVLCAALTGMAFSHQLLAINGPDLSTRRRLGHFFLVMKPEAFIERSLYETQMTAYLQDLRTQNAVAGSEVMAPGDREWRVQEEREAQGIPVDPVLLQVLADQAEALNVLGLTAC; translated from the coding sequence ATGAACAGCATAAAAAACCGCACCTATGGACAGGAAAGTAGCTGGCAGCGGGTCGCTGCACCTGAGGTGGACCGTTTTGTGCGCTCCGCCCTGCAGGCCGGAGGCGCTGACGACGCGTCTGCCGATGCGGTGGCCCGTGCCCTGGTTGGCGCATCATTGCGCGGAGTCGATAGTCACGGTCTGCGCTTGTTGCCCCATTACCTGAAAGTTCTCCGTGGCGGGCGAATTAACGGTCGACCTGAGTTGGTTTTCAAACCGCTCAGCAATACGACCGGAACCCTCGATGCCGATAACGGTTTCGGTCATTTGGCCGGTTATCGTGCAATCGAAGAGGGGATCTCCCTGGCCGAAAAAAACGGCATGGGGGCAGTCAGTGTGGTCAATTCATCCCATTTCGGTGCTGCCGGCAGCTTTACCCTGGCTGCGGCTGAGGCCGGTTATCTGGCGCTAGCGTTCAGCAATTCCGATAAACTGGTGCTGGCTCACGATAGCGTGGCCCCTTTTCATGGGACCAATCCCATCAGTTTTGCAGCTCCACTGCAGGGACAACAGCCATACCTCATCGATATGGCCACCAGTTCCATCCCTTATAACCGGGTGCTTCATTACCAAACCATCCAGCGTGAGCTGCCGAGCGATGTGGCGGTTGATAGCGGCGGCCACATGACCACGGATCCTCTCGCGGCTGCGGCCCTGCTGCCGCTGGGCGGTCTTGGCTATGGCTATAAAGGGGCCGCTTTGGCCGGGCTTTGTGAAGTCCTCTGCGCAGCGTTGACTGGCATGGCCTTTAGTCACCAACTGCTCGCGATCAACGGTCCGGATCTTTCAACCAGGCGGCGCCTGGGGCATTTCTTCCTGGTTATGAAGCCTGAGGCCTTTATTGAAAGATCCCTTTATGAAACACAAATGACAGCTTATTTGCAGGACCTGCGTACTCAAAACGCAGTTGCCGGGAGCGAAGTCATGGCCCCGGGGGACCGGGAATGGCGGGTTCAGGAAGAGCGGGAAGCGCAGGGGATTCCGGTTGATCCGGTGCTACTGCAGGTACTGGCGGACCAGGCAGAGGCCCTGAATGTCCTGGGATTGACTGCTTGTTGA
- a CDS encoding Gfo/Idh/MocA family protein codes for MSGKKLRFGIIGPGAIAKVHSYAIRCVDGAELTAVYGRNPVAVDSFATAQGIAGFSELDQFLNSGLIDAVSIATASGTHLELAIQAAQRGKHVLCEKPLEVTSQRTEQLISICAQHQVKLGVYFQARFDECTQLAKQAIDQGRLGKLLFASCQMRWFRSQDYYDSAAWRGTWALDGGGCLMNQGIHSIDLLLYLAGQPASVFAWQGPVTHQRIEVEDNLCAAVRFKNGAVGTVEASTSCAPGFPRRIEISGEKGSIAIEGDQIVRWEFVDSRPEDQAMLAETAGSVGGAADPTAIDMEGHRLVVADFVSSVQENREPLINGFEGKRSVDLICAVYASLRSGTSVCLA; via the coding sequence ATGTCGGGGAAAAAACTACGCTTTGGAATCATTGGACCGGGGGCAATCGCCAAGGTTCACAGCTATGCTATCCGCTGTGTGGACGGTGCCGAACTGACCGCTGTCTATGGGCGCAACCCGGTCGCTGTGGACAGTTTTGCAACGGCACAGGGGATAGCCGGTTTTTCGGAACTGGACCAATTTCTTAATAGCGGGCTCATCGACGCCGTCTCCATTGCCACTGCCTCCGGAACGCATTTGGAACTGGCTATTCAGGCTGCACAGCGTGGCAAGCATGTTTTGTGTGAAAAACCCTTGGAGGTCACCTCCCAACGAACTGAACAGTTGATCTCGATTTGTGCCCAGCATCAGGTCAAACTCGGGGTCTATTTTCAGGCGCGTTTCGATGAATGCACCCAACTGGCCAAGCAGGCCATCGACCAGGGTCGGCTCGGAAAATTATTGTTTGCCAGCTGTCAGATGCGTTGGTTTCGCAGCCAGGATTATTACGATTCAGCAGCCTGGCGCGGGACCTGGGCATTGGACGGTGGCGGTTGTCTGATGAATCAGGGGATTCACAGTATTGATCTGCTCCTTTACCTCGCCGGGCAGCCGGCCAGTGTTTTTGCCTGGCAAGGGCCGGTCACCCATCAGCGGATTGAAGTTGAAGATAATCTGTGTGCAGCGGTGCGGTTTAAAAACGGGGCCGTCGGGACTGTCGAAGCGTCGACCTCCTGTGCACCGGGATTTCCCCGCCGCATAGAGATTTCCGGGGAAAAGGGGAGTATTGCTATTGAAGGTGATCAAATCGTGCGTTGGGAGTTTGTTGACTCTCGGCCTGAAGACCAGGCAATGCTGGCCGAGACTGCCGGTAGTGTCGGTGGCGCGGCAGACCCGACCGCCATTGACATGGAGGGGCATCGGTTGGTCGTTGCCGACTTTGTCAGCAGTGTTCAAGAAAACCGGGAGCCATTGATCAATGGTTTTGAGGGAAAAAGGTCCGTTGACCTGATTTGTGCTGTCTATGCCTCGCTGCGTAGCGGGACCTCAGTCTGCCTGGCGTAA
- a CDS encoding alanyl-tRNA editing protein, whose product MTTKLFWENPYQTSNETVIATAAAEQVTVAETVFFACSGGQESDHGTIAGISVLEAVKDGHDIIYTLPPGHGLQAEDLVTIAIDWERRYLLMQLHFAAELILELTYRQRPGITKIGAHISPAKARLDFLYEDNISPLLPKLKAAAESLIQQNLDIVSAFSDPAAEQRYWEVDGFARVPCGGTHLRKTGEIGDIALKRNNIGKGKERIEIYLQG is encoded by the coding sequence ATGACGACAAAACTCTTCTGGGAAAATCCCTATCAGACCAGCAACGAAACGGTTATCGCAACCGCCGCCGCCGAGCAGGTCACTGTTGCAGAAACTGTTTTCTTCGCCTGTTCCGGCGGGCAGGAAAGCGACCATGGAACCATTGCCGGCATTTCCGTTCTGGAGGCGGTCAAAGACGGCCATGACATTATCTATACCCTGCCGCCCGGACATGGTCTGCAGGCCGAGGATCTCGTTACCATCGCCATTGATTGGGAGCGGCGCTACCTCCTGATGCAACTGCACTTTGCCGCGGAACTGATTTTGGAACTGACCTATCGGCAAAGGCCCGGCATCACCAAAATCGGCGCCCATATCTCCCCGGCAAAAGCGCGCCTCGATTTCCTTTACGAAGACAATATTTCACCCCTGCTCCCAAAGTTGAAGGCTGCAGCCGAGTCCCTCATTCAACAAAACCTGGATATTGTCAGTGCCTTCAGTGACCCGGCTGCAGAACAGCGCTATTGGGAGGTCGACGGCTTTGCCCGGGTCCCGTGCGGCGGCACCCATCTGCGCAAGACCGGGGAAATAGGCGACATCGCCTTGAAAAGGAATAACATCGGCAAAGGCAAAGAACGGATTGAAATTTATCTGCAAGGCTGA
- a CDS encoding L-idonate 5-dehydrogenase — translation METRVCRLYGEKDLRVENEAVAMPGAGEVVVRVGRGGICGSDLHYYLHGGFGTVRVREPIILGHEFAGTIEALGAHVTGLSVGDKVAVNPSQPCGHCRYCQEGLYQHCLDMHFIGSAMRLPHEQGGFRERIVIAAKQCVKGEASIAELACAEPLAVCLHAAKSVTSLAGKKALINGAGPIGALCTAVAKYFGAGEIVVVDLAAKTLAVAEQMGAHKTINIAEQADALDVYSQDKGYFEVIFECSAAQSAIENILNVIRPQGTIIQVGVSGALNIPLNILVGKEVRWIGSQRFHPEYAEAVALISQGKIDVSPIVTDVFPMDQVHQAIEAATDRTRSVKVQVAFDS, via the coding sequence ATGGAAACACGTGTTTGCCGTTTGTACGGAGAAAAAGATCTGCGGGTTGAAAACGAGGCTGTTGCTATGCCCGGTGCTGGTGAAGTTGTCGTTCGAGTGGGCAGGGGAGGAATCTGCGGCTCAGACCTCCACTATTATCTGCATGGCGGATTCGGTACGGTCAGAGTTCGCGAGCCGATTATTCTCGGCCACGAGTTCGCCGGAACCATTGAGGCACTGGGCGCTCATGTGACCGGCCTGAGTGTTGGTGACAAGGTTGCGGTCAACCCCAGCCAACCCTGTGGGCACTGCCGTTACTGTCAGGAGGGGCTTTACCAGCATTGTCTCGATATGCATTTTATCGGTTCCGCCATGCGATTGCCTCACGAACAGGGCGGTTTTCGCGAGCGGATAGTCATCGCCGCAAAGCAATGTGTTAAAGGGGAGGCCAGCATTGCGGAACTGGCCTGTGCTGAGCCCTTGGCGGTGTGCCTGCACGCGGCCAAAAGTGTGACATCGTTGGCCGGTAAAAAAGCCCTGATCAACGGTGCCGGTCCCATTGGCGCACTGTGCACGGCTGTTGCCAAATATTTCGGTGCCGGTGAAATCGTTGTGGTTGATCTGGCTGCCAAGACGCTTGCTGTTGCGGAGCAGATGGGCGCCCACAAAACCATTAATATTGCTGAACAGGCCGATGCGCTGGATGTTTATTCTCAGGATAAGGGTTATTTTGAAGTGATTTTTGAGTGCTCGGCGGCGCAGAGTGCGATTGAAAATATTCTCAATGTGATCAGACCCCAAGGGACCATTATCCAGGTTGGAGTCAGCGGTGCCCTGAACATTCCCCTCAATATACTGGTCGGCAAAGAAGTCAGATGGATTGGCAGCCAAAGATTTCATCCGGAATACGCCGAGGCAGTGGCTTTGATCAGCCAGGGGAAGATCGATGTCAGTCCTATTGTCACCGATGTCTTCCCTATGGATCAGGTCCATCAGGCCATCGAAGCGGCCACTGACCGGACCCGTTCGGTCAAGGTCCAGGTCGCATTTGACTCCTAG
- a CDS encoding hybrid sensor histidine kinase/response regulator, producing MKFNSMQVRLPLLIALAFALTTLLVVLIVEQKMAAVINQSQNLEYGEKLQTVVRAVRNNFDRLQKTRMVATYEDDFQHLTLRQLTETYEQADENTAQLFILDAQGHLILPAVSPATNSLFPPQLANKLRQSETNSLTFTLETQEQVWCTYRNFTPWGWTIGYLVPHTIRYHLLYELNRTLIAVIGGITLSIVILLLWLVRRQLKPILQLTEISAEMAEGNLDRRIQVERDDEIGLLANHFNRMQTTMANTIASLRLSEEKLRTTLDSIGDAVIATNEQGLISRMNPVAEKLTGWSIQEAHGIPLQEVFSIIHAETRQPLVGQFQQILDSRQAISLEDDTILLAKNGTEHLVADSAAPILHTDNRLSGMVLVFRDITEERALQEQLLQSRKMETIGQLAGGVAHDFNNMLGGILGAAELIKPLLGSDPAAHRFLAMIIESGERAADLTAKLLAFARKQPIMSTPVDVHLALRNALALLESTLDRRIRITTELAAPNSMVVGDLGQLQNIFLNLAINAAQAMPTGGDIIISSKVRQLDEEECQGSGFQLQPGRFIDIELRDNGCGIAQDNLERIFEPFFTTKQHGAGTGLGLAAVFGTVQVHHGAVSVASEVGVGTTFHVLLPLSEIAPVTTRTVQEATHGSGLILVIDDEDVIRATATAILQNLGYDVMLAENGRSGLELFRQHWQEIDLVLLDMVMPEMNGRDCFFKMKEISADVRVVLSSGFAKPSELANLRTAGLAGFIRKPYRSTELSRIVSAALQDKTQADFSWAEST from the coding sequence ATGAAATTCAATTCAATGCAAGTCAGGTTGCCGCTATTAATCGCCCTCGCCTTTGCCCTCACCACCTTGCTGGTTGTGCTGATTGTTGAACAGAAAATGGCGGCGGTCATCAACCAGAGCCAAAACCTGGAATACGGCGAGAAGTTACAGACCGTTGTTCGTGCCGTCCGGAATAATTTCGACCGGCTGCAAAAAACCCGAATGGTCGCGACTTATGAGGATGATTTTCAACATTTAACCTTGCGGCAGTTGACTGAGACCTATGAGCAGGCAGATGAAAATACCGCCCAGTTGTTTATCCTGGACGCTCAGGGGCACCTTATTCTCCCAGCAGTCTCGCCAGCCACGAATTCATTATTCCCCCCGCAGTTGGCCAACAAATTGCGTCAGAGCGAGACCAACAGCTTAACCTTTACCCTGGAAACACAAGAACAAGTCTGGTGTACCTACCGGAATTTCACTCCCTGGGGTTGGACCATCGGCTATCTGGTTCCCCATACCATCCGCTACCATCTGCTCTATGAACTCAACCGTACACTGATCGCGGTTATCGGCGGCATTACCCTATCCATTGTCATCCTGCTGTTGTGGCTGGTCCGCCGACAGCTCAAACCGATCCTGCAGTTGACGGAAATCTCAGCAGAAATGGCCGAAGGAAATCTGGACCGCCGGATCCAGGTGGAACGCGATGATGAAATCGGTCTCCTTGCCAATCATTTCAACCGCATGCAGACCACGATGGCCAATACCATCGCATCCCTGCGGCTGAGTGAGGAAAAGCTGCGCACTACCCTTGATTCGATTGGCGATGCTGTGATTGCAACGAACGAACAGGGTCTGATCAGCAGAATGAATCCGGTGGCCGAAAAACTGACCGGCTGGTCTATCCAGGAAGCACACGGGATCCCTTTGCAGGAGGTGTTCTCAATTATCCATGCTGAAACCCGCCAACCGTTGGTCGGCCAGTTTCAGCAAATTCTGGACAGCCGTCAGGCCATAAGCCTGGAGGATGACACCATTTTGCTGGCCAAAAACGGAACCGAGCACTTGGTGGCGGATTCTGCGGCGCCGATCCTCCATACTGATAACCGTCTCAGCGGCATGGTTTTGGTCTTTCGGGATATTACCGAGGAGCGCGCCCTCCAGGAGCAACTGCTGCAAAGTAGAAAAATGGAGACCATCGGCCAATTGGCGGGCGGCGTTGCCCATGATTTCAACAACATGCTCGGAGGAATCCTTGGCGCTGCAGAATTGATAAAACCTCTATTAGGCAGCGACCCGGCAGCACACAGATTTCTGGCCATGATCATCGAGTCCGGGGAGAGAGCTGCGGACCTGACGGCAAAGCTGCTGGCCTTCGCCCGCAAACAACCGATCATGTCCACACCAGTTGATGTTCACCTGGCCTTACGCAATGCGCTGGCTTTGCTGGAAAGCACGCTGGATCGGCGCATCAGAATAACAACGGAGCTTGCCGCCCCCAACAGCATGGTGGTCGGCGACCTGGGTCAATTACAAAATATTTTCCTCAATCTGGCCATCAATGCTGCCCAGGCCATGCCTACGGGTGGTGACATCATCATCTCTTCTAAGGTGCGGCAGCTGGACGAGGAAGAGTGCCAGGGCAGCGGCTTCCAATTGCAGCCTGGACGCTTCATCGACATTGAATTGCGTGATAACGGTTGCGGCATTGCACAGGACAACCTGGAGCGAATTTTTGAGCCGTTTTTTACCACCAAGCAGCATGGTGCCGGCACTGGTCTGGGGCTTGCTGCAGTATTCGGAACCGTCCAGGTTCACCACGGAGCGGTGAGCGTTGCCAGTGAAGTCGGGGTCGGCACCACCTTTCATGTCCTGCTCCCCTTGTCCGAAATCGCCCCGGTCACCACAAGGACCGTACAGGAAGCAACCCACGGTTCCGGCTTGATTCTGGTGATAGATGACGAAGATGTCATCCGGGCGACCGCGACAGCGATTCTTCAAAACCTGGGCTACGATGTCATGTTGGCAGAAAACGGCCGCAGCGGGTTAGAGCTGTTCCGACAGCACTGGCAAGAGATTGATCTGGTGCTTCTTGATATGGTCATGCCGGAGATGAACGGCCGCGACTGTTTCTTCAAAATGAAAGAAATTTCAGCGGATGTCCGGGTGGTATTATCCTCAGGTTTTGCCAAACCTTCCGAGCTGGCAAACCTGCGTACCGCCGGCCTAGCCGGTTTTATCCGCAAACCATACCGCAGCACGGAATTGAGCCGCATCGTCTCAGCGGCACTTCAGGATAAAACCCAGGCGGATTTTTCGTGGGCGGAGTCCACTTAG
- a CDS encoding TRAP transporter large permease → MNLAILIGVFVGGLVIGLPVAVTLGVSSFCYLLAAGIPLVVMPQKMYAGIDVFVLLCIPGFILAGNLMNNGGITERIIRFANGLVGWVRGGLGLTNVAASMLFGGISGTAVADAASIGGVMIPGMKKAGYPADFSAAVTAASSTVGPIIPPSVPMIIVGALSGISVGQMFIAGAIPGILLGVAMLITTYLIATKKKFPRQKWEGFREVGRSFLSAFWALAMSALIIVGMISGLMTPTETAVIACIYAVIVGTVFYRELPLKLIPKILVDSAVSSAAILVLVGFANVFGWILVSEQIPQTIAKAVLAITDNKYMVILLINLLLLFVGMFMETIAALIILFVPLLTLAQGVGIDPLHFATFAVLNLMIGLTTPPVGVCLFVCANIAELPLSTVIKAIMPFLITNIIVLLLVSYVPAIATWLPSVLFG, encoded by the coding sequence ATGAATCTTGCAATCTTGATAGGCGTATTTGTCGGAGGGCTGGTTATTGGCTTACCGGTTGCCGTAACCCTGGGGGTTTCTTCATTCTGTTATCTGCTGGCAGCAGGGATTCCGCTGGTTGTTATGCCGCAGAAAATGTACGCCGGGATCGATGTTTTTGTCCTGCTCTGTATCCCCGGGTTTATCCTGGCCGGGAACCTGATGAACAATGGCGGTATTACTGAGCGGATCATCCGTTTTGCCAATGGTCTGGTCGGCTGGGTGCGCGGCGGGCTGGGGCTGACCAATGTGGCTGCTTCAATGCTGTTTGGCGGAATTTCCGGGACCGCGGTTGCCGATGCCGCCTCCATCGGCGGGGTCATGATCCCGGGAATGAAGAAAGCCGGTTACCCGGCTGACTTTTCGGCTGCCGTGACCGCTGCCTCATCCACGGTTGGCCCGATTATCCCGCCCAGTGTGCCGATGATTATCGTCGGTGCCCTGTCGGGCATCTCCGTCGGGCAGATGTTCATTGCCGGGGCAATCCCCGGGATTCTGCTTGGCGTCGCCATGCTGATCACCACCTACCTGATCGCTACCAAAAAGAAGTTTCCCCGCCAGAAGTGGGAAGGGTTCCGTGAAGTTGGCCGCTCTTTTCTGAGCGCCTTCTGGGCTCTGGCCATGTCGGCATTGATTATTGTCGGCATGATCAGTGGCTTGATGACCCCCACGGAGACGGCTGTTATTGCTTGTATCTATGCGGTTATTGTTGGGACGGTCTTCTATCGGGAATTGCCCCTCAAGCTGATTCCAAAAATTCTGGTCGACAGCGCTGTATCTTCTGCGGCGATTCTGGTGTTGGTCGGTTTCGCCAATGTTTTCGGCTGGATTCTGGTCTCGGAACAGATTCCCCAGACCATCGCCAAGGCGGTCCTGGCCATTACCGACAACAAGTATATGGTGATTCTTTTGATCAACCTGCTGCTGCTTTTTGTCGGCATGTTCATGGAAACGATCGCCGCTCTGATCATTCTCTTTGTGCCATTGTTGACTCTTGCTCAAGGGGTTGGAATCGATCCGTTGCATTTTGCGACTTTTGCTGTACTTAACCTGATGATCGGGCTGACCACACCACCGGTCGGAGTCTGTCTGTTCGTTTGTGCAAATATCGCCGAATTACCGCTGAGTACTGTGATTAAAGCGATTATGCCGTTTTTGATTACCAATATTATTGTCCTGTTGCTGGTGTCTTATGTACCGGCAATTGCGACCTGGCTGCCGAGCGTGCTGTTCGGTTAG